In one Penaeus monodon isolate SGIC_2016 chromosome 20, NSTDA_Pmon_1, whole genome shotgun sequence genomic region, the following are encoded:
- the LOC119586079 gene encoding uncharacterized protein LOC119586079 has protein sequence MRAVQHELASCNNLFPPRSPPLPRPLPQWRGGARCSIILARKDGQSLGARSWRRSAGSAADEESFRRTHSKFKERKDYPYLAVARSHGTQCTEWSCNYNQWHPPRQRKHEEKKNPKNFACHAQVQEGMAGNAAQGGSVAPPAVADHALVDGHPGLPHAAVCRHRRR, from the exons ATGCGAGCAGTGCAACATGAACTGGCAAGTTGTAACAACCTATTCCCTCCacgctctcctccccttccccgtccgCTTCCCCAGTGGCGCGGTGGTGCCAGGTGCTCGATTATTCTCGCCAGGAAGGACGGTCAAAGCCTGGGTGCAAGGTCCTGGCGGCGCAGTGCGGGTTCCGCCGCTGACGAGGAAAG TTTTAGACGAACCCATTCGAAgtttaaagaaaggaaagattatCCCTACCTTGCCGTAGCTCGCAGCCACGGAACACAGTGCACAGAATGGTCATGTAACTATAACCAGTGGCATCCCCCTCGTCAACGCaagcacgaagaaaaaaaaaatcctaagaacTTTGCTTGCCATGCCCAAGTCCAGGAAGGGATGGCAGGGAATGCCGCCCAGGGAGGGTCCGTGGCGCCTCCTGCAGTGGCTGATCATGCCCTCGTCGATGGGCATCCCGGCCTCCCTCACGCTGCTGTTTGTCGTCACCGCCGTAGGTAA